The window GCCGTTCCAGCGCGGCCGATCTCCGCGCGCATTACGAAACTGGCGCCACCCTGTTCTCGTCGCCCGGCCACACGCTGCTGGCCAGCGGCAAGCGCAGCATCCTGCCGCCGCAATCCGGATCCGCGCTGGCCGGCGCCGCTGCGGACCTGCTGCGCTCCGCGCGCCGCGACGGTACCGCGACCCCGGTGATGATCGGCGCCGTGCCGTTCCTGGCCGACGCTCCGGCGCACCTATTCATTCCCGAGCACGTGATGATGGCGACCGGCCCGGCCAATCTGCCTGCCGCAACCCCGCAAGCACCACCGGCGCGCGCCCGCTTCCCGCGCACCATCGCATCCGTTCCCACGCAAGACCAGTACCAGCGTGCCGTGGCCCAGGCGGTCGAACGCATCCGCGCCGGTCGGCTTGAAAAGGTGGTGCTGTCGCGCTCACTGACCCTCGAAACCGAGATCGACGTGGCCGGCCTGCTGGCACGCCTTGGCGCGCGCAACGCGCACGGCTACACCTTCGCCATCGATCTCGCGCCGGACCACGACGGCCGCCGCACTCTGATCGGCGCCAGTCCCGAGCTGCTGCTCTCGCGCCATGGCACCCGTGTGCGCTGCCATCCGCTGGCCGGCTCGATCCCGCGCAGCGCCGACCCGCATGAAGACCAGCGCCGCGCGCAAGGCTTGCTGCAGTCGGAAAAGGACCTGCACGAACACGCGCTGGTGGCCGACATGGTGGCCGATTCGCTGCGTCCGTACTGCCACTCGGTGACCGTGCCGGCCGTGCCGTCGCTGATCGCCACACCCACCATGTGGCACCTGGGCAGCGAAGTGACGGCGCAACTGAACGAGCCCGGTATGAGTTCGCTCGCGCTGGCAATGGCGCTGCACCCCACGCCAGCCGTTTGCGGCCATCCCGCCGCACTGGCGCGCAGCTTCATCAGCGAGGCGGAAGGCTTCGACCGTGGTTTCTTCGCCGGTCTGGTGGGCTGGATGGACGCCAACGGCGACGGCGAATGGGCAGTCACCCTGCGCTGCGCCGAAGTGGGCACCCACAGCGCCACCCTGTACGCCGGCGCCGGCATCGTGGCCGGATCGGACCCCGAACTCGAATTCCTCGAAACGTCCGGCAAGCTGCGCACCATGCTGCGCGCAATGGGCCTCGAAGCGGTGCTGGAGGAAGCGGCATGACCAGTGACTATCTGCCCGGTTTCACCCCGTATCCCGACGACTTTGCGGCGCGCTATCGCGAAGCCGGCTACTGGACCGGTGAAACCTTTGGCTCTCTCCTGCGCACCCGCGCGCTTGTTCATCCCGACAGCGTCGCCCTGGTGTGCGGCGCGCGCCGCTGGAGCTATGCCGAACTCGATCGGCGCGCCGACCGCTTCGCCGCTGGCCTGATCCGCCTGGGCATCGCCCCGCGCAACCGCGTGGTCGTGCAACTGCCCAACGTGGCCGAATTCTTTGTCGCCTGCTTCGCCCTGTTCCGCATCGGCGCGCTGCCCGTGTTTGCCCTGCCCGCGCACCGCCGCCACGAAATCGGCCACCTGTGCGCGCTTACCGATGCCGCCGCCTACCTCATCGCCGACAGCGACGCCGGCTTCGACTACCGCACCCTGGCGCGCGAAGTGATGGCCGAAGTGCCGGCGCTGGCGCGTGTGATCGTGCTGGGCGACGCCGCCGAATTCATCTCTTTCGACTCGCTGTATGAAGATGCAGCGCCGATTGCCGGCCCGCAGCCGGGCGACGTGGCCTTCCTGCAGCTCTCCGGCGGCACCACCGGCCTGCCCAAGCTGATCCCGCGCACCCACGACGACTATTTATATAGCGTGCGCGCCAGCGCCGACATCTGCGAACTTGACCGCGACAGCGTGTATTTATGCGCCCTGCCGGTCGCGCACAACTTCCCAATGAGTTCCCCGGGCAGCTTCGGCGTATTCCACGCGGGCGGCTGCGTGGTGCTGGCGCGCCGGCCCACGCCGGACGACGCCTTCCCGCTGATCGAAGCCGAAGGCGTGACCATCACCGCGCTGGTGCCGCCGCTGGCCATGGTGTGGCTGGACGCCGCCGGCGCCACCCGCCACAAGCTGGGTAGCCTGAAAC of the Massilia violaceinigra genome contains:
- a CDS encoding (2,3-dihydroxybenzoyl)adenylate synthase produces the protein MTSDYLPGFTPYPDDFAARYREAGYWTGETFGSLLRTRALVHPDSVALVCGARRWSYAELDRRADRFAAGLIRLGIAPRNRVVVQLPNVAEFFVACFALFRIGALPVFALPAHRRHEIGHLCALTDAAAYLIADSDAGFDYRTLAREVMAEVPALARVIVLGDAAEFISFDSLYEDAAPIAGPQPGDVAFLQLSGGTTGLPKLIPRTHDDYLYSVRASADICELDRDSVYLCALPVAHNFPMSSPGSFGVFHAGGCVVLARRPTPDDAFPLIEAEGVTITALVPPLAMVWLDAAGATRHKLGSLKLLQVGGARLSAEAACRVGPVLGCALQQVFGMAEGLVNYTRPDDSPELTANTQGRPISPADEVRIVDDEDRDLPDAEIGHLLTRGPYTIRGYYRAEEHNARAFTSDGFYRTGDLVMRLPSGHLVVEGRAKDQINRGGDKVAAEEVENHLLAHPGVHDAALVSMPDAYLGERSCAFIVTRGAPVRAIELTRFLRERGVAQYKIPDRIEFVERFPTTGVGKVNKRQLREQIAQLIGTQSQDRQAP
- a CDS encoding isochorismate synthase, producing MNDRLHGHYLSRSSAADLRAHYETGATLFSSPGHTLLASGKRSILPPQSGSALAGAAADLLRSARRDGTATPVMIGAVPFLADAPAHLFIPEHVMMATGPANLPAATPQAPPARARFPRTIASVPTQDQYQRAVAQAVERIRAGRLEKVVLSRSLTLETEIDVAGLLARLGARNAHGYTFAIDLAPDHDGRRTLIGASPELLLSRHGTRVRCHPLAGSIPRSADPHEDQRRAQGLLQSEKDLHEHALVADMVADSLRPYCHSVTVPAVPSLIATPTMWHLGSEVTAQLNEPGMSSLALAMALHPTPAVCGHPAALARSFISEAEGFDRGFFAGLVGWMDANGDGEWAVTLRCAEVGTHSATLYAGAGIVAGSDPELEFLETSGKLRTMLRAMGLEAVLEEAA